A window of the Desulfovibrio sp. Fe33 genome harbors these coding sequences:
- the metW gene encoding methionine biosynthesis protein MetW codes for MRYDLQVIASWIEPGSRVLDLGCRTGSLLAHLADEKAIVGTGIEIDEDAAGRAIAKGLSVIHGDIYEEIEDYPDNAFDYVILSQALMQVLDPETLIREMLRVGRLGIVSFPNFTHYKNRFQMFFTGRAPMSKELPYEWYNTPNIRVIPIIDFRRFCKHLGVPIVKELALSTHHHDEQGKVITFLPNLFATFGVFMLGQAR; via the coding sequence ATGAGATATGATCTTCAAGTCATCGCCTCATGGATCGAGCCGGGCAGCCGCGTTCTCGACCTCGGCTGCCGGACCGGATCGCTCCTCGCGCATCTTGCCGATGAAAAAGCCATCGTCGGCACCGGCATCGAGATCGACGAGGATGCGGCGGGCCGCGCCATCGCCAAGGGGCTTTCCGTCATCCACGGCGACATCTACGAGGAAATCGAGGACTATCCCGACAACGCCTTCGACTACGTCATCCTCTCCCAGGCCCTCATGCAGGTCCTCGATCCCGAGACCCTGATTCGCGAAATGCTCCGCGTCGGAAGACTCGGCATCGTCTCGTTCCCGAATTTCACCCACTACAAGAACCGCTTCCAGATGTTCTTCACCGGACGCGCGCCCATGTCCAAGGAACTTCCCTACGAGTGGTACAACACCCCCAACATCCGGGTCATTCCCATCATCGACTTCCGCCGCTTCTGCAAGCACCTCGGCGTTCCCATCGTCAAGGAACTCGCCCTCTCCACGCATCATCACGATGAACAAGGCAAGGTCATCACCTTCCTCCCCAACCTGTTCGCCACCTTCGGCGTCTTCATGCTCGGCCAGGCCCGATAG
- the metX gene encoding homoserine O-acetyltransferase MetX — MSEYVDQIETGESVGLVEKRFFTFGGDEPLELESGRRLGPVTLAYETCGTLNADKTNAILVCHALTGDSHVAGVYSGNDPKPGWWSLMVGPGKPIDTDKYFVICSNVIGGCMGSTGPTSADPATGRPYGASFPVVTIGDMVRAQRRLVDSFGIDTLLAVVGGSVGGMQVLEWSVRYPHRVHAAIPLATTTKHSAQAIAFNEVARQAIMADPKWNRGDYYETGRPEHGLAVARMVGHITYLSDESMRHKFDRRLQDRVELSFDFEADFQVESYLRYQGNKFVDRFDANSFLYLTKAADYFNLENHYGDGSLVAAFSRASCRYLVVSFTSDWLYPTYQSKNMVKAMKKNGLDVSFCEIEAPWGHDAFLLPNKRLSDLLAGFLNKICLHCRIGVHDEI, encoded by the coding sequence ATGAGTGAATATGTCGATCAGATTGAGACCGGCGAGAGCGTGGGGCTGGTGGAGAAGCGTTTCTTCACCTTCGGCGGGGACGAACCCCTTGAGCTTGAGTCCGGGCGCAGGCTCGGACCGGTGACGCTGGCCTACGAGACCTGCGGAACCCTCAATGCGGACAAGACCAACGCCATCCTGGTCTGCCACGCCCTGACCGGCGATTCCCATGTGGCCGGGGTCTACTCCGGGAACGATCCCAAGCCCGGCTGGTGGAGCCTCATGGTCGGGCCGGGCAAGCCCATAGACACCGACAAGTATTTCGTCATCTGTTCCAACGTCATCGGCGGGTGCATGGGTTCCACGGGGCCCACGTCCGCGGACCCCGCGACCGGACGGCCCTACGGCGCGTCCTTTCCCGTCGTCACCATCGGCGACATGGTCCGCGCGCAACGGCGTCTCGTCGACTCCTTCGGCATCGATACGCTGCTGGCCGTGGTCGGCGGCTCAGTGGGCGGTATGCAGGTCCTCGAATGGTCCGTGCGCTACCCGCATCGCGTTCACGCGGCCATTCCCCTGGCCACCACCACCAAGCATTCGGCGCAGGCCATCGCCTTCAACGAGGTAGCCCGTCAGGCCATCATGGCCGATCCGAAATGGAACAGGGGCGACTATTACGAAACCGGCAGGCCCGAGCACGGGCTGGCCGTGGCCCGCATGGTCGGACACATCACCTATCTGTCCGATGAATCCATGCGCCACAAGTTCGACCGCAGGCTCCAGGACCGCGTGGAACTCTCCTTCGACTTCGAAGCCGACTTCCAGGTGGAGTCCTATCTGCGCTACCAGGGCAACAAGTTCGTGGACAGGTTCGACGCCAATTCGTTCCTCTATCTCACCAAGGCAGCCGATTATTTCAATCTCGAAAATCACTACGGCGACGGTTCGCTGGTGGCCGCCTTTTCCCGCGCCTCCTGCCGTTATCTCGTGGTTTCCTTCACCTCGGACTGGCTTTACCCCACCTATCAGTCCAAGAACATGGTCAAGGCCATGAAGAAAAACGGCCTCGACGTCTCCTTCTGCGAGATCGAAGCCCCCTGGGGACACGACGCCTTCCTGTTGCCCAACAAACGTCTCAGCGACCTGCTCGCCGGGTTCCTCAACAAGATATGCCTGCATTGCCGGATCGGAGTCCACGATGAGATATGA
- a CDS encoding MarR family winged helix-turn-helix transcriptional regulator, with translation MVERINHAIVEFFEKLSSWEHDVVREKGMTLPQMHTLEVLGIHGSMRMKELAEAMGVTTGTLTVLVDRLEDKECVRRVPHDTDRRSINVELAERGRVLFEEHDRLHLRLTEELLAGCPSEDREALLRCLASMNAQF, from the coding sequence ATGGTCGAAAGAATCAATCACGCCATCGTGGAGTTTTTCGAGAAGCTCTCGTCCTGGGAGCACGATGTGGTCCGGGAAAAGGGCATGACCCTGCCGCAGATGCACACCCTGGAGGTGCTGGGCATCCACGGTTCTATGCGCATGAAGGAGCTGGCCGAGGCCATGGGCGTCACCACCGGCACCCTGACCGTGCTGGTGGACCGCCTCGAAGACAAGGAATGCGTTCGCCGGGTTCCTCACGACACGGACCGCCGGTCCATCAACGTGGAGCTCGCCGAACGGGGCCGCGTCCTGTTCGAGGAGCATGACCGCCTTCACCTCCGCCTCACCGAGGAGCTGCTGGCCGGTTGCCCATCCGAGGACCGCGAGGCTCTCCTGCGCTGCCTGGCCTCCATGAACGCGCAGTTCTAA
- a CDS encoding urease accessory protein UreH domain-containing protein — protein sequence MQFDSIFQVALQSSVFLGLVHGINPCGHSWLVLAPFVYGEKRGGRVLALTLSFIAGTSLACLLIGLTLGSVSLAIPESFALYVDVATFAVLLVLGLILIVRPHLLHSHDHGHDHDHAHDRDDHGGHGHDHDHHHHDHDDRGRVCGGRACAPSARSMTAWGLFAIGFVNMIVPCPTVALMYTYALDSGSVLKGTAVFAVYALSTGLTLGAVIYAIYKAAGLMRALTRDWVESAVMRAAGFMTIAFGAYSLYASI from the coding sequence ATGCAATTCGACTCCATATTCCAGGTGGCCCTGCAATCGAGCGTGTTTCTCGGGCTGGTGCACGGGATCAACCCGTGCGGCCATTCCTGGCTCGTTCTGGCTCCGTTCGTGTACGGCGAGAAGCGCGGGGGGCGGGTTCTTGCCCTGACCCTCTCCTTTATCGCCGGAACCTCTTTGGCCTGTCTTCTCATCGGCCTGACGCTCGGCTCGGTCTCCCTGGCCATCCCCGAGTCGTTCGCGCTGTACGTGGATGTGGCCACGTTCGCGGTCCTGCTCGTTCTGGGGCTGATCCTGATTGTCCGGCCGCATCTGCTGCACAGCCACGATCACGGCCATGACCACGATCACGCTCATGACCGGGACGATCACGGCGGCCACGGGCACGATCACGATCATCACCACCACGACCACGATGATCGCGGCCGCGTCTGCGGCGGCCGGGCCTGCGCGCCGTCGGCCAGGTCCATGACCGCCTGGGGGTTGTTCGCCATCGGGTTCGTGAACATGATCGTGCCGTGCCCGACCGTGGCGCTCATGTACACCTATGCGCTCGACTCGGGCAGCGTGCTCAAGGGCACGGCGGTCTTCGCGGTCTACGCCCTGAGCACCGGGCTGACGTTGGGCGCGGTCATCTACGCCATCTACAAGGCCGCCGGGCTGATGCGCGCCCTGACCCGGGACTGGGTGGAATCGGCGGTCATGCGTGCGGCCGGGTTCATGACCATCGCCTTTGGTGCCTACAGCCTGTACGCGTCCATCTAG
- the fosX gene encoding FosX/FosE/FosI family fosfomycin resistance hydrolase: MIEGLSHITFIVRDLDRMEAFLRAIFDAERVYDSGEDTHSLSRERFFVIGGVWVAVMEGDPLECKTYNHVAFKIPDSEFETYERRVCEYGLDVRAGRSRIAGEGRSLYFHDHDNHLFELHTGTLGDRLTAYSRPD; encoded by the coding sequence ATGATCGAGGGACTGAGCCATATCACCTTCATCGTGCGCGACCTGGACCGCATGGAGGCGTTCCTGCGGGCGATCTTCGACGCCGAGCGGGTCTATGACAGCGGGGAGGACACGCATTCCCTTTCCCGCGAGCGGTTCTTCGTCATCGGCGGGGTCTGGGTGGCCGTCATGGAGGGCGATCCGCTGGAGTGCAAAACCTACAACCACGTTGCCTTCAAGATTCCGGACAGCGAGTTCGAAACCTATGAGCGGCGCGTGTGCGAATACGGCCTAGACGTCCGCGCGGGCCGCTCCCGCATCGCGGGGGAGGGCCGCTCTCTCTACTTCCACGATCACGACAATCATCTTTTCGAGCTGCACACCGGCACCCTGGGCGATCGGCTGACCGCCTATTCCCGCCCGGACTGA
- a CDS encoding rhodanese-like domain-containing protein: MRILAAVLVVLAVLILWEAGWWLLRGVRPMSPWGLRRALRGDSAPTVLDVRTPAEYKLFHIPGAVNLPYPFTSEALASAIGDPSRPVVVVCMTGHRSPPSALHLRRDGYSDVKNLTWGMSAWKLFGGVTESGE; the protein is encoded by the coding sequence ATGCGCATTCTGGCCGCCGTGCTCGTCGTTCTCGCTGTTTTGATTCTGTGGGAAGCGGGCTGGTGGCTGCTCCGCGGCGTGCGCCCCATGAGTCCCTGGGGATTGCGCCGGGCCTTGCGCGGGGATTCCGCCCCGACCGTTCTCGATGTGCGAACTCCGGCGGAGTATAAGCTCTTCCACATTCCCGGCGCGGTCAACCTGCCGTATCCGTTCACCTCCGAAGCCCTGGCCTCCGCCATCGGCGATCCTTCCCGGCCTGTGGTCGTGGTCTGCATGACCGGCCACCGCTCTCCGCCCTCCGCGCTTCATTTGCGCCGCGACGGCTACAGCGACGTCAAAAACCTCACCTGGGGCATGTCCGCCTGGAAGCTCTTCGGCGGCGTTACGGAGTCGGGGGAATGA
- a CDS encoding mechanosensitive ion channel family protein translates to MKEQLEPVLSKLSEAYRFLDGWLRANVLTWQTAVQWGAALAALLLAMAVWRAVRPGLVRWRERLSGNPLGRALLVALESTGWIFLFIALVQAGAGAFQLLGHTPWVLDAVSQLAAAGIALRLLSFAMPNRALARSTATVVWIFVSLQILGLLTPLTSFLAKLSFSLGGTQFTALGALKGLVLAVVLLQAASMLSRFAAGRIGSLKGVSPSGQELLGKTVKVVLFTLAVLLALSGMGIDLTSLAIFSSALGVGIGFGLQTIISNYVAGVILLMDRSIKPGDTIEVGGVYGVVSGVYGRFSSVKTRDGKEYLIPNEHFVTNEVINWTYSDSDVRLRIPVGISYGSDVNKAMSLMEESTKGLKRILASPQPRALLMEFGDSSVNLELRCWIADAADGVSNIKSDVLLRIWNSFHENGIEFPFPQRDVLLKPGSAINVTVGRDGERGFGSATPGDSPERSGEGGE, encoded by the coding sequence ATGAAGGAACAGCTTGAACCGGTACTGAGCAAGCTTTCGGAAGCTTATCGATTCCTGGATGGATGGCTGCGCGCCAATGTCCTGACCTGGCAGACCGCCGTTCAGTGGGGCGCCGCCCTGGCGGCCCTGCTCCTGGCCATGGCCGTTTGGCGGGCCGTCCGGCCGGGCCTCGTCCGATGGCGGGAAAGACTGAGCGGCAACCCGCTGGGCCGCGCTCTCCTTGTGGCCCTGGAGAGCACCGGCTGGATATTCCTGTTCATCGCGCTGGTCCAGGCGGGGGCCGGGGCGTTTCAATTGTTGGGACACACGCCCTGGGTGCTGGACGCGGTGAGCCAGCTCGCCGCGGCCGGGATAGCGCTTCGGCTGCTGTCATTCGCCATGCCCAACAGGGCTCTGGCCCGGTCCACGGCCACCGTGGTCTGGATTTTCGTCTCGCTGCAAATCCTCGGCCTGCTCACTCCCCTGACATCCTTTCTGGCAAAACTGTCCTTCTCCCTGGGCGGTACACAGTTCACCGCTTTGGGCGCGCTCAAGGGACTGGTCCTGGCCGTGGTCCTGCTTCAGGCCGCGTCCATGCTGTCGCGTTTCGCGGCAGGGCGGATAGGCAGCCTGAAAGGCGTTTCCCCTTCGGGCCAGGAGTTGCTCGGCAAAACGGTCAAGGTGGTCCTGTTCACCCTGGCCGTGCTTCTCGCCTTGTCCGGCATGGGCATCGACCTGACCAGCCTGGCCATCTTCTCCAGCGCGCTCGGCGTGGGCATCGGCTTCGGCCTGCAAACCATCATTTCCAACTACGTGGCGGGGGTCATCCTGCTCATGGACCGTTCCATCAAGCCGGGCGACACCATTGAGGTCGGCGGGGTGTATGGCGTGGTCAGCGGGGTGTATGGCCGCTTCTCATCGGTCAAGACCCGCGACGGCAAGGAATACCTCATCCCCAACGAGCACTTCGTTACCAACGAGGTCATCAACTGGACCTATTCGGACTCGGATGTGCGGCTGCGCATTCCGGTGGGCATCTCCTACGGTTCGGATGTGAACAAGGCCATGAGCCTCATGGAGGAGTCCACCAAGGGGCTCAAGCGCATCCTGGCTTCGCCGCAGCCGCGCGCCCTGCTCATGGAGTTCGGGGACAGCTCGGTCAATCTGGAACTGCGCTGCTGGATAGCGGATGCTGCCGACGGGGTGTCCAACATCAAGAGCGACGTCCTGCTGCGCATCTGGAATTCCTTCCACGAGAACGGCATCGAATTCCCTTTCCCGCAACGCGATGTGTTGCTCAAACCCGGCTCGGCCATCAACGTGACCGTGGGGCGGGACGGGGAGCGCGGCTTCGGGTCCGCGACACCCGGCGATTCGCCGGAGAGGTCTGGCGAGGGCGGGGAATAG
- a CDS encoding UbiA-like polyprenyltransferase, translated as MSFAKNLALVCRMIKIEHSVFALPFAYMGAFLAARGWPGLYNMIVLTVAMVAVRSFAMAFNRYADLDIDRENPRTQKRELVTGELSTRFTLVFIAATAVVFVVACGLMNSLCLKLSPVALVMAASYSFCKRFTYWCHFVLGTVLGLAPVAGWICVEPVISLPSVLLFCGVTLWVAGFDLLYASQDAEFDRKRELYSIPARLGIPAALGISTLSHAAAAAFFLLAGWAAGLGGVYFTVAALVGVTLMAEHLLVKPDDMSRVNVAFFTMNGVISVVLFVATVVDLAVGS; from the coding sequence ATGAGTTTCGCCAAGAATCTGGCTTTGGTCTGCCGGATGATAAAGATCGAGCATTCGGTCTTCGCCCTGCCTTTCGCCTACATGGGCGCGTTCCTGGCCGCCCGGGGGTGGCCCGGGCTGTACAACATGATCGTTCTGACCGTGGCCATGGTGGCCGTGCGCTCCTTCGCCATGGCCTTCAACCGCTACGCCGACCTGGACATCGATCGTGAAAACCCGCGCACGCAGAAGCGCGAGCTGGTCACGGGCGAGTTGTCCACCCGCTTCACCCTGGTCTTCATCGCGGCCACGGCTGTGGTTTTCGTGGTCGCCTGCGGACTGATGAACTCGCTGTGCCTCAAGCTGTCGCCCGTGGCCCTGGTCATGGCCGCGTCCTACAGCTTCTGCAAGCGGTTCACCTACTGGTGCCATTTCGTGCTAGGCACGGTTCTCGGCCTCGCGCCCGTGGCTGGCTGGATTTGCGTGGAGCCGGTCATTTCCCTGCCCTCGGTGCTGCTTTTCTGCGGCGTGACCCTGTGGGTGGCCGGGTTCGACCTGCTTTACGCCAGTCAGGACGCGGAGTTCGACCGCAAACGCGAACTTTATTCCATTCCGGCCAGGCTGGGCATTCCGGCGGCGTTGGGCATCTCGACACTGAGCCACGCGGCTGCGGCCGCCTTTTTCCTGCTCGCGGGCTGGGCTGCCGGTCTCGGCGGGGTTTATTTCACGGTCGCCGCCCTGGTGGGCGTGACCCTCATGGCCGAGCACCTGCTGGTCAAACCCGACGACATGAGCCGCGTGAATGTGGCCTTCTTCACCATGAACGGGGTCATCTCGGTGGTCCTGTTCGTCGCCACGGTGGTTGACCTGGCTGTCGGGAGTTGA
- a CDS encoding DMT family transporter, translated as MKIVYILFALLAGALMPVQAGINLRLRGSLGDPVWAAAVSFGVGTLVLCGYLLAMRAPVPSLAMAGSAPAWAWTGGALGAFFVFATIVLAGQIGATSMMAWLLAGQLTAALMLDHYGLLSYQVHTVSWPRILGVVLLLAGAMLVNKY; from the coding sequence ATGAAAATCGTGTATATATTGTTTGCTTTGCTGGCGGGAGCCCTGATGCCGGTTCAGGCGGGCATCAACCTCAGGCTTCGCGGTTCCCTGGGCGACCCGGTATGGGCCGCGGCGGTCTCTTTCGGCGTCGGCACGCTGGTCCTGTGCGGCTATCTGCTGGCCATGCGCGCGCCCGTTCCTTCCCTGGCCATGGCCGGGTCGGCCCCCGCATGGGCCTGGACCGGCGGCGCGCTGGGAGCGTTTTTCGTTTTCGCGACCATCGTCCTGGCCGGGCAGATCGGCGCCACGTCGATGATGGCCTGGCTCCTGGCCGGTCAGCTCACGGCCGCCCTGATGCTGGACCATTACGGGCTGCTCAGTTATCAGGTGCATACCGTGTCCTGGCCCCGCATCCTGGGAGTCGTCCTGCTTCTGGCCGGGGCCATGCTGGTCAACAAGTATTAG
- a CDS encoding TraR/DksA family transcriptional regulator: MTRNQIREIRSHLIQGLHSINGQLDSGSTVLENCPDDTDFAAQLAQHGLNVAMQRRHVARIREFEAALKRLSHSDYGICEECGEDIGVARLKANPSARLCVACQSAEEDGLSRRCA, encoded by the coding sequence ATGACCCGGAACCAGATCAGGGAAATACGGTCCCATCTCATTCAGGGACTGCACAGCATCAACGGCCAATTGGACAGCGGCAGCACCGTTCTCGAGAACTGCCCGGACGACACCGACTTCGCCGCCCAACTCGCCCAGCACGGGCTCAACGTGGCCATGCAGCGACGCCACGTGGCCCGCATCCGCGAATTTGAAGCGGCCCTCAAACGCCTCTCCCACTCCGATTACGGCATCTGCGAAGAATGCGGCGAGGACATCGGCGTGGCCCGGCTCAAAGCAAACCCATCGGCCCGCCTCTGCGTGGCCTGCCAGTCCGCGGAGGAGGACGGCCTGAGCCGCCGCTGCGCCTAG
- a CDS encoding glycosyltransferase, which yields MADPMFKVDMHVHSRYSTRPSQWILQKIGCPESFTEPRRLYDIALARGMDMVTVTDHNTIAGALEIAHLPNTFISEEITTYFPEDRCKLHVLAYDITEAQHEDIQRVRENVFELVPYLREQGIVHVLAHPLFAVNDRLTPAHFEQALLLFNTLEENGTRDARQNKTLRDIVTRLTPLDIDRLANLHGIEPWGDEPWEKGLTGGSDDHSSLNIARMHTVFPGRPTLNNVLAGLRDRTSRPAGTPANPRTMAHNLYGIAYQFYRSRTGSLAPEVSEHLCFRFIKSALAPGAEPKPASFSSLLHRIIGRSKATLHREYGPTDSVQGLLLKEAADIIAHDPSLLRIARGKVDDVVTLEREWARFVSLAANRVLAQFADRTLNSVLGANLFDVFHSIGSAGSLYTLLAPYFVGYDLFSTERGFSNSCLDRFRKKSARTNDDLKIAHFTDTFDEINGVARTIRQQLKMVARHGKDMTVITCGAKADVPGAVSFEPVGRFDIPEYPELSLAYPPFLDMLTHCFEQEYDCILAATPGPVGLAALAISKILKLPFHGTYHTAFPEYVGAFTEDAGLEDGCWRYMSWFYNQMQIIYAPSEATKFELIDRGIDPGKIVTYPRGVDTERFHPSKRNGFFNQFSVGGGTKLLYVGRISKEKGLDVLTEAFRKASRMRDAIQLIVVGDGPYLPEMQRALRSTPTTFTGVLKGEALAQAYASADLFVFPSATDTFGNVVLEAQASGLPVIVTDKGGPAENVLPNETGLIVPAGDPDSLLRAILHMVDSPERIQYMRRKARSHVEKRTFDATFLKTWEIFGSHVAA from the coding sequence ATGGCTGACCCCATGTTCAAAGTGGACATGCATGTCCACTCCCGCTATTCCACGCGCCCGTCGCAGTGGATCCTGCAAAAGATCGGCTGCCCCGAGAGCTTCACCGAGCCGCGCCGACTCTACGACATCGCCCTTGCCCGCGGCATGGACATGGTTACCGTAACTGACCACAACACCATCGCCGGGGCGCTGGAAATAGCGCATCTGCCGAACACCTTCATCAGCGAAGAGATCACCACCTACTTTCCCGAGGACCGCTGCAAGCTCCATGTGCTCGCCTACGACATCACCGAGGCCCAGCACGAGGACATCCAGCGTGTCCGCGAAAACGTCTTCGAACTGGTCCCCTATCTCCGCGAGCAGGGCATCGTCCATGTCCTGGCCCACCCCCTCTTCGCCGTCAACGACCGCCTGACCCCGGCGCACTTCGAACAGGCCCTGCTCCTCTTCAACACCCTGGAGGAAAACGGCACGCGCGACGCCCGGCAGAACAAGACCCTGCGCGACATCGTCACCAGGCTGACCCCGCTCGACATCGACCGGCTGGCCAACCTGCACGGCATCGAGCCGTGGGGCGACGAGCCCTGGGAAAAGGGCCTCACGGGCGGTTCCGACGACCACAGTTCGCTGAACATCGCGCGGATGCACACCGTGTTCCCCGGCCGCCCCACCCTGAACAACGTGCTGGCGGGATTGCGCGACCGCACGTCCAGGCCCGCCGGGACCCCGGCCAATCCCCGGACCATGGCCCACAACCTCTACGGCATCGCCTACCAGTTCTACAGGTCCCGCACCGGCTCCCTCGCCCCCGAGGTTTCGGAGCACCTCTGCTTCCGGTTCATCAAATCAGCCCTCGCCCCGGGCGCGGAGCCCAAGCCGGCGTCCTTTTCCTCCCTGCTCCACCGCATCATCGGGCGGAGCAAGGCAACCCTGCACCGGGAATACGGCCCCACCGATTCGGTCCAGGGCCTGCTCCTCAAGGAGGCCGCCGACATCATCGCCCACGACCCGTCCCTCCTGCGCATCGCGCGGGGCAAGGTCGACGACGTCGTCACCCTGGAACGCGAGTGGGCCAGATTCGTCTCCCTTGCCGCCAACCGCGTCCTCGCCCAGTTCGCGGACCGGACCCTCAACTCGGTCCTCGGCGCGAACCTCTTCGACGTGTTCCACTCCATCGGTTCGGCAGGCTCCCTCTATACCCTGCTGGCCCCCTATTTCGTGGGCTACGATCTTTTCTCCACCGAGCGGGGCTTCTCCAACTCCTGCCTCGACCGGTTCCGCAAAAAGAGCGCGCGGACCAACGACGACCTCAAAATCGCCCACTTCACCGACACCTTCGACGAAATCAACGGCGTGGCCCGCACCATCCGCCAGCAGTTGAAAATGGTCGCCCGCCACGGCAAGGACATGACCGTCATCACCTGCGGAGCCAAGGCCGACGTGCCCGGCGCGGTGTCCTTCGAGCCCGTGGGCCGCTTCGACATCCCGGAATACCCGGAACTCTCCCTGGCCTATCCGCCCTTCCTCGACATGCTCACCCACTGCTTCGAGCAGGAATACGACTGCATCCTGGCGGCCACGCCCGGCCCGGTCGGCCTGGCGGCCCTGGCCATCTCCAAGATTCTCAAACTCCCCTTCCACGGCACCTACCACACGGCCTTCCCGGAATACGTCGGGGCGTTCACCGAGGACGCGGGCCTGGAAGACGGCTGCTGGCGGTACATGTCTTGGTTCTACAACCAGATGCAGATCATCTACGCGCCGAGCGAAGCCACCAAATTCGAGCTTATCGACCGGGGTATCGATCCCGGCAAGATCGTCACCTATCCGCGCGGCGTGGACACCGAGCGGTTCCACCCATCCAAACGCAACGGATTCTTCAACCAGTTCTCGGTGGGCGGCGGCACCAAGCTCCTCTACGTGGGCCGGATATCCAAGGAAAAGGGCCTCGACGTGCTCACCGAGGCGTTCCGCAAGGCGTCCAGGATGCGCGACGCCATCCAGCTGATCGTGGTCGGCGACGGCCCGTATCTGCCCGAAATGCAGCGCGCCCTGCGCTCCACGCCCACCACCTTCACCGGCGTACTCAAGGGCGAGGCCCTGGCCCAGGCATACGCCAGCGCCGACCTCTTCGTCTTTCCCTCGGCCACCGACACCTTCGGCAACGTGGTCCTCGAAGCGCAGGCGTCGGGCCTGCCCGTCATCGTCACCGACAAGGGCGGTCCGGCGGAGAACGTCCTGCCTAACGAAACAGGGCTTATCGTCCCGGCCGGGGACCCCGATTCCCTGCTCCGGGCCATCCTCCACATGGTCGACAGCCCCGAGCGCATCCAGTACATGCGGCGCAAGGCCCGCTCCCACGTGGAGAAGCGCACCTTCGACGCCACCTTTCTGAAGACCTGGGAAATATTCGGCTCCCACGTGGCCGCCTAG
- the rfaE2 gene encoding D-glycero-beta-D-manno-heptose 1-phosphate adenylyltransferase encodes MALPENPKLMSIRTFLKRKAEFAPGHRLVFTNGCFDVLHPGHVDLLRRARALGDSLILGLNSDESVKMLGKGDDRPLNTAEERAFVLAGLECVDFIVIFHESTPLELIKACRPQVLVKGGDWPVDQIVGADAVAKAGGQVHSLPLLEGYSTTAFLEKVRG; translated from the coding sequence ATGGCTCTGCCCGAAAATCCCAAGCTCATGAGCATCCGGACCTTCCTCAAGCGGAAGGCGGAGTTCGCGCCCGGCCACCGGCTGGTCTTCACCAACGGGTGCTTCGACGTGCTCCATCCCGGTCATGTGGACCTGCTTCGGCGGGCTCGCGCGCTGGGCGACTCTCTCATCCTCGGACTCAACTCCGACGAGTCCGTCAAGATGCTCGGCAAGGGCGACGACCGCCCGCTGAACACGGCCGAGGAGCGCGCGTTCGTGCTCGCCGGGCTGGAGTGCGTGGACTTCATCGTCATCTTTCACGAATCCACTCCGCTGGAGCTCATCAAGGCGTGCCGCCCGCAGGTGCTGGTCAAGGGCGGCGATTGGCCCGTCGACCAGATCGTCGGCGCGGACGCGGTCGCCAAGGCGGGCGGGCAGGTCCACAGCCTGCCGCTGCTTGAAGGATACTCCACCACCGCCTTCCTGGAGAAGGTGCGCGGATAG